TATGGCGAAGTGGACTGAATTGTAAAAAACAAGTGGTGCTAACTGTAAAAAGCAGTTATGTCCACCACTAATATTCTTTTTTGAAATCTTAACTAAAATGGGTTAAATGAGATTGTATAAAAAAGCGAAGCTGTTACTTCAGCTCCTCTGCAGTATATTTTGCGATCGTATTTGTCATTTCACTAAGCTTTGCATTGCCTCCCAGGTCATAGGTAACATACTTACCTTCAGATATGACACGCTCAGTAGCCCTGAATATAGCGTCTGACTGTGCGGATTCACCCAGATATCCGAGCATCCAGGCACCTGCAAGCACTGTTGCTACAGGATTCACTTTATCCAATCCAGCATATTTGGGTGCAGAACCGTGAGCTGGCTCGAACATGGCGAAATTATCGCCTATATTGGCAGAATATATCAGGCCGATGCTTCCCACAAGAGCAGAACATTCCTCACTGAGCACATCCATGAACAGGTTCGTGGAAAGTAATACTTTGTTGTTGAATATCTGCGGGTTCTTAATCAGCTGCTGTGCGATATTGTCGATGTGGTATTCCCACACTTCAATACCCGGATATTTCTGAGCTGTCTTGTTGACTTCTTCCAGGAACAGGCCACATGTGCGCCTGAGAATATTACTCTTGTGGATAGCCACAACGGTATCATAATTTCTTCTTTTGGCCTCCTCAAAAGCATATCTTGCAACCTTGCCGCTTGCTGTGCGAGTGATCTTCCTAATGGCTATGGCCACATCATCGGTGAGACGTATCTCCTCGCCCACATACAGCCCTTCCGTACCTTCACGGACACACACAAAATCAACATCACCAAGAGGTCTGCTGGTGTTCGGGAAGGTCTTGATGGGGCGCACGTTGGCATAAAGATCATATTTCTGCCTGATAGAAACAGCCACGCTTCTAGGGGCTCCCACTATACCAGGGGTTGTTGTAGGACCCTTGTAACATGCATTAGAATCGTCAAGTATATCCCAGGTCTCATCAGGGACAAGAGAATTTCCACCATGCTGCTCCCACCATGTGGCACCGGCATCACAGGTTATGAACTCCACATCAGTTCCGGCAGCTTCCATTACCTTGAACATCGCATCCACAAGTTCGGGACCTACACCATCTCCTTTAATTACTGCTGCAGTCTTGCTCACTATTAATCACCGACCATTCTAAAGGCATAAGTCACTTTTAAGCCTTCGCCATAAAACACGAAACTTTAATCCTCCTGTAACATATATATTCCAGTATGATTGGCAATTTCCCCATAACAGACGAACACATGCATATAGATCCCAGAGGTAAAGGGCTTGAAGCTGTCAAGGAGTTCCAGCAGGCAGGAGGAACACATATATTCCTTGTGATGAAGCCATCATGGACACTAGGTGTCAAAGTCACCAAGCCTGAAGACCAGATAGCTGTTTTTGAAGAGACCATAGAAATATCCAGGAAGATAAATGAAACCGGTGTAAAGTCTTTCCCAGTGCTTGGAGTGCATCCTGCCGAGATCACACATCTTCTCGAGTACATGGACCTGCAAACTGCAATGAAAACGATGAAAGGAGGACTGGACATAGCTGCCGGATATGTAGAAAAAGGGTTTGCGGTGGGCTTGAAAAGCGGGAGGCCACACTATCCAGTCATACCGGAAGTATGGAATGCTTCCAATGAAATAATGGAACACGCTTTCACCCTGGCAAAAGACCTGGATTGTGCCGTGCAGCTGCATACGGAAAGCGTCGGAGAGCCTGAACTGGAGGACATTGCCGCCCGGGCCAGGAAAACTGGAATCAGCCTTCACAAAGTGGTTAAGCATTATGCT
This DNA window, taken from Methanomethylovorans hollandica DSM 15978, encodes the following:
- a CDS encoding isocitrate/isopropylmalate dehydrogenase family protein, whose protein sequence is MSKTAAVIKGDGVGPELVDAMFKVMEAAGTDVEFITCDAGATWWEQHGGNSLVPDETWDILDDSNACYKGPTTTPGIVGAPRSVAVSIRQKYDLYANVRPIKTFPNTSRPLGDVDFVCVREGTEGLYVGEEIRLTDDVAIAIRKITRTASGKVARYAFEEAKRRNYDTVVAIHKSNILRRTCGLFLEEVNKTAQKYPGIEVWEYHIDNIAQQLIKNPQIFNNKVLLSTNLFMDVLSEECSALVGSIGLIYSANIGDNFAMFEPAHGSAPKYAGLDKVNPVATVLAGAWMLGYLGESAQSDAIFRATERVISEGKYVTYDLGGNAKLSEMTNTIAKYTAEELK
- a CDS encoding TatD family hydrolase; the protein is MIGNFPITDEHMHIDPRGKGLEAVKEFQQAGGTHIFLVMKPSWTLGVKVTKPEDQIAVFEETIEISRKINETGVKSFPVLGVHPAEITHLLEYMDLQTAMKTMKGGLDIAAGYVEKGFAVGLKSGRPHYPVIPEVWNASNEIMEHAFTLAKDLDCAVQLHTESVGEPELEDIAARARKTGISLHKVVKHYAPPLVNVCEQLGIFPGVLAGKGAIEEALAQGTRFMMETDYIDDPQRPGAVLGPRTIPKRTLKLAEEYGEEPFWKIHKQNPELVYDVDIEL